In Desulfofustis limnaeus, the genomic stretch CCTACGAGGACTGGGATCTCCTGCTGACATTGCATGATAAAGGCGTCGAAGGAGATGTGTTGCCGGATGAATTGTTTAATTACCGGCGTCATTTCGACTCGATGGTCTACACGACAGCCAACAGGCAACGTGCCGATCTCATACAATACATGATGATCAAGCACGAGAAGACACTGGCACCGCATGCCGCGCAAATGGCTGTCATGCTGGCCAGATTGTGGAAGGAGACGGAAATACGGGAAGAGCATGCCGAGCAACAGGTCGTCAATCTGGTCAACGCTCCGAATCGCTTCGGAGAACTGCAGTGGGGCGATAAAATTCGTTGTCAGATTTATTCCAGAACAGGTGGCGGCTTCTGGGAGCATAATTCGATATATGCCTATATTAAAGCGAGAAAATGGAGCAGGCTCGTCATCAGTCTCCCTTTTGCCGGCCAGGAAGGGGTCTTTCGCTTTGACCCGTGCAATGCTCCCGGGATCGTAGTTGTCAAGGAAATCTCACTGATCGATAAAAAGACGGAACGGTGTCTGTACCGTTTCAACGACGCGAAGGGCTTTTCTCGATGCAGCATCGAAGGAGCATCGGAGACACGGATTCAGGATGGATTTCTAATACTTGTCGTAACCGGAAATGACCCGCAGATACACCTTCCGCAGGTCGCATCATCACGTGCGTCGAAACTGTCGGTCGTTCTGTATTGCGATGACCGTGCCGAATTGTCTGATATCGGCATGATTCTGGGAACGTATCATTCCTGGCGAAGATCGGCGTCATCGACTCAAAAATTGAAGCGATTGCTATTTCGATCGAAGGGATAACCAATTACGCCCAATGTTGCGAGAGTTTTACAGTCGTCATCCACTGCTCGCTGGTGGAGTGCTCGTTGCTCTATTGATCTGGTCGTTCATGATACTGATCAACCTTGGTCTGAGACAGGAAACCACCCTCATTCTGGATATCGAGACCGATACTGAGGAAACGCTCCAACTCTTCTGGAAGAACAAGCATCAGGACTTCGATCAGAATCGCAGTATACGTGTTCGCTTGTACCCTGACAAAAAGAATTATCAGTTTTCTCTACCGGGGTTTGCCAGCTACGACACGCTGCGAATAGACCCGATCGACAGGAAATCCAGCGTCATCATTCGCTCTCTTGAATTTCAAATATCCGGACGGACCGGGGTTGAGCTGCAAGCCGAAGAAGCGTTTCGAGAATTCCTGGAATTAAGGTCTGGAGCAGCACTTGCGCCCCCGCCTGCTGGCTCTGGTGCGCTCGTCACCGCTTTGGGAAATGACCCGCAACTTATTCTGGATACGAAGACCTGGTCTTTAGTGATGACGGGATATGGCCGACGTCTGTTAGCCGCCGTCACTCTCGCCGTGACAGCAGTCTACCTTCTCGCATGGGCTCGGAGAAGGTTCATCTCCCATGATGAGACGTGGAGCGATAAAAAACAACGCCTGTGCCTCGCAGGGTGCGGTCTGGCCTCAGGCTATCTGGTTCTTGTCCTGCCGGTTGCGCTCCCGGAACATCAGAAGGTCTCTTCCTGGCTTGGAGTCAGCATTGCCGGGGCCATTTGTCTCTTCATCCTGGTAGCGTATCTGGCGACCAGAAAGAGATCCTCATTGTCATACACGGCACACGTCGGCCGGTTTGCCTGGTTGCAGTATGCGCTCCCTTCTTTGCTGATCTTTTCCCTGTACCTGCTGGCGTTCTGGCCTGCTTCGATGAGTCCAGATTCTCTCGATCAGTGGAAACAGGTTCTCAAGTTCAATTTCAAGGATTGGCACCCGGTATTTCACACCCTGAATCTTTGGGTTTTTGCAAAATTATGGCCATCACCGGTAACCGCGGCTTTGTTTCAGATTCTGCTTCTGGCATGCTCCTTTGGTTGGGCTATGGCGCGGTTGCAGAGAATGGGCGCATCCCGTCTGATTCTGTGGTGCACCTGCCTGCTCTTTGCCCTATTGCCGCTAAACGGCTTGATGTCGGTGACGATCTGGAAGGATATTCCGTACAGTGTATCGATGATGATCCTGTCAATATTCTTGTTGGAAATGGCCATAAGTTCGGGAAAATGGCTCGAGTCCAAAAAAAACATGGTCCTCTTGACGATCGTTGTCGTTCTTGTGTCGTTGTACCGTCATAACGGCATTTTCCCGGCATTCGGTACGTTGCCTGTTTGCCTGCTCATATTCCCAACTCGGTGGCAGCGGTTACTGGTTGTTTTGGTGGCTGCCCTTTCTCTCCATATTTTCGTTCGCGGGCCCGTTTACACGTGGCTGGACGTTGAACGGAACAATCCCTTAAGCCATATATCTGCAAAAATCGAAAAAAAGCTTGAAAACTTCTTTAAGAGAAAATTACTGGCTGATGCAGAGGATCAGGAGATGGCATCTGCGCGGGGTACCTCGCAACGGACCCAGCACCCTGATGTGCTGGAAATGATCGGGCACTCGATCGCAGTGCGATTGGACTCCAGTTCTTTGTTGTGGAGGGTGCTGCCCCTCGAGGGTTATTATAAAAGGATCGATTATGTGAACCTCTGGGAAGTTTCAAAGGAGGAAGAAAGGAAGATCCGCTATATATCAGGCAATAATCTCGATCTTCGCGAGTCCCCAAAACTTCCCGTTCTGACAACGCTCCTCTTCGATCTCTTCGAACGGACGAAGGATCATCTTTTCTTGTTCTCGATGTGGCGTCCGGCGTTTTATCTCTACCTTCTGATGTTTGCTGCTATCGTTGCCGGCCTGAGGATGAAAAAGGCTGTTCCCTTGATTCTCGTTCCTCTTCTCTTCAATTCTGTTCCTGTTCTTTTTTTTGTAAGTAAAAGCTCCATCTTCAGGTATCACTATTCCATAACCCTCACGGCTCTTGCACTGACGCTGACACTGCTTTTTTCCCCTTTATCCAATCGAGCTATGATGAGACGATCCGATGAAATTGATTATACAGATTCCATGTTATAACGAGGAGGATACACTGCCGATCCTCCTGCGAGAACTGCCGCGTCATGTGGATGGGTTCGATACGGTAGAGTGGCTTGTGATTGATGATGGATGCACGGATAACACCGTTCAGGTCGCCCGGAAACATGGAGTGGATCATTTTGTTCATTTTCGTAAAAACAGGGGACTGGCGAAAGGATTTCTGGCAGGGATAGATAAGTGCCTGAGTCTCGGGGCGGACATCATCGTCAATACCGATGCAGACAATCAATACAAGTCGGAAGATATACCCAAATTGGTGAGACCGATCCTGGAGGGACAGGCTGACATCGTGGTCGGGAGCAGACCGATAGACGAAATCGAGCATTTTTCGTTTTTCAAGAAAATCTTGCAAAAGCTTGGCAGCAAAATCGTACGTATTGTAAGCAACACGAGGGTGAAGGACACGACCAGCGGCTTTCGCGCCATGAGCCGTGACGCTGCCATGCAGATGAATGTGTTCAATGAGTATACTTATACCTTGGAGACGGTGATTCAAGCTGGCCAGAAGAATCTGGCGATTATATCCGTTCCCATCGGGACGAACGAATTCCTGCGCCCGTCGCGCCTCATGAGCAGCATTCCGTCCTATCTTAGGAAATCAGTTGCCACGATTGTCAGGATTTTCGTCGTCTATAAATCTTTTCGCTTTTTCATGAGCATCGGTGTGGTGGTATTCATGGTCGGAGTTTTGCTCGGCCTGCGATTTCTCCTCTATTTTATTTTCGGCGATGGCGGCGGCCACATTCAATCGCTGATTCTGGCATCTGTTCTTCTTGGTGCAGGATTTCAAGTGATCCTGGTGGCATTCATTTCCGATTTGTTGTCAGTCAATCGACGATTGCTGGAAGATATCCAGTTCCGCCTGAAAAGGATGGAGCAGAAGCGTTCGAAAAACGATTCTGGTCGCTTCCCAAAACCCCTGAACGATGAATCGTGAAAATTCTTTATTGGGGCACATACGACACCGGAAAGCCGCGGAATAGAATTTTATTGAGCGGGTTGCGGAAAAATGGCGCCGAGATACGGCAGTGCCACTATTCTTTGTGGGAGGGTGTTGAGGATAAGAGTCAGATCTCTCGGCTGAGCAGAAAACTAATTTTTCTCTTTCGTTGGCTGTCATGTTATCCGAAACTCATCATGCAATTCCTCAAAATGCCTCGGCATGATGTCCTTTTTATCGGCTATTTGGGCCATCTTGATGTTATTGTCATTTGGGTCTTTGCAAAGCTGAAAGGAACGCCGGTTGTATGGGACGCCTTTCTCTCGCTCTATGATACGATTGTTTGGGACAGAAGACTGGTGCACAGGTATCATCCCTTGGCTATGGTTCTCTACCTCTGGGAGAGGCTGGCATGCCGCGCTGCTGATATCGTCCTGCTCGATACCAGGGAACATGCCCTCCACTTTGTAGACCAGTTTTCCCTGGATGAGTCCAGGGTCGGAGTTGGGTTTGTCGGAGCGGAACCCGAGTTGTTCCCGAAAGCTAATCCAACTGAGCGAAAGATTCAAAATCACGGTGACCTAACGGTCCTTTTCTATGGGCAGTTCATTCCGCTGCACGGTATAGATATTATCGTCGAGGCTGCTGCGTTGTTGCGATCTGAACCTGTGTCATGGATGTTTATTGGACAGGGGCAGGAAGAAGAGAAGATAAGGAACCTCATTGCTCGCCATCGCCTGGAAAAGATAGAGTGGGTGCCATGGGTGGCGTACGACGAGCTGCACCGATGGATTCAACGAGTGGATGTGTGTCTCGGGATTTTTGGTACATCAGGCAAGGCCGGTAGGGTGATTCCGAATAAAGTCTTTCAGATACTCTCATGCGGCAAGCCCTTGATAACAAGAGATTCAAAGGCAATGAGAGAACTGATCCCAAAGCATATTCAGGGGATACATCTTATAGAGCCGGGATCGTCGGAAAGTCTGGCGGCAGTGATCAAATCGATGGTTCAATCCGGAGATGTTAAGGTTGATGCCAAGAGTCTGGATGAGGTTCAACAGATGATTACTCCGGAAGCAGTTGGCAGACAGGTGATGGAGTATCTCCACCGGGTGTCCGGCGTGGATTGATGGCGCGTTCCGTGTAGAAGTCCATACCAATCAGTATGAACATGGCCGCTACAGACCCGAGTAAGATGCCGAACATGACGGATTATTGGCCAGTGAAAGAAAGGCTGTTGCAGCAATTCGGCAAATCCAGGATTAACCACTGGAATGGGCGTGCACGAGAGCGTGAGAGATACGGACTTTCTCGTGCTTATCATGCGCTGTTGCGGCAACGGTATAGGAATATCGTTCCGGAGAATTTACGAATCCTTGAAATCGGCTGCTATAAGGGTGATTTGTTGGCGGCCCTCAAGCCGGCATATGGCGTAGGGGTTGATTTCTCAGCGGAAGCGATCGATAGTGCGCGTAAACGGTATCCTCGCCTAACCTTTCATGTGTGCGATGCCCACCACCTTGATATCGATCCTGAGTATTTCGACTACGTCATCATCTCTGACCTGCTCAACGATGTATATGACGTTCAGAACGTATTTGAAAGCGTAAGGCGTTATTGCGACAAGAGCACCAGAGTCGTCATTAATTCGCAGAGCCATTTGTGGTCTCCTCTACTTCGCTTGTGCCGCACGATAGGATGTGCGCCGAAACAGCTCTTGCAAAACTGGATTACCGTGCATGATGTTAAGAATTTATTGACGATCGTAGGCTTTGATGTTGTTTCTGAGACCCCGGAGTTGCTTTTGCCACTGCCGATTCCGTTGGCCGGATCCATTGCCAACAACTGCCTGGCGAAAATCTGGCCATTTTCCCATCTGTGTTTGACCCATTTTCTAGTCGCTCGACGAAGCCCCGACCTCGACGCTCGGAGGAGAGATCCTTCGGTATCGGTAATCATCGCAGCTCGTAATGAAGCCGGGCACATAGAAGAGCTTCTCAACCGCATTCCGCCGATGGGGGGCGGCACCGAGCTTATTTTTGTCGAAGGAGGATCCACCGATAATACGTATGACGAGATTGAAACGCGCCTGCGACTGTTTTCCAGGATGAAGGCGCGTCTCTTCCGGCAGGAAGGCCGAGGGAAGGGAGATGCCGTTCGCTTGGGGTTTTCCATGGCTGAGAATGACGTGGTGATGATCCTTGATGCGGATATGACCGTAATGCCAGAAGAACTGCCCAGATTTTATGATTTGCTTGTTTCCGGGAAAACGGATTTTGTCAACGGCGTTCGTCTTGTTTATCCGATGGAAGATCATGCCATGAGGTTTTTTAATCTACTCGGCAACAAATTTTTCTCGTCAGTTTTTTCCTGGTTGCTTGGCCAACCCGTCAGGGACACATTGTGCGGCACCAAAGTTCTGTATCGTAGCGCCTATCTCCGAATTGCCGAACATCGAGGCTATTTCGGTGAGTTTGATCCGTTTGGAGATTTCGATCTCATTTTCGGAGCAGTGAAACAAAACCTGAAAATAATGGATATGCCGGTCAGGTATCAGGCACGATCCTATGGCGAGACTAATATCAGGCGGTGGAGCAGCGGGTGGCTTCTTCTCAGGATGTTGGTGGTGGCCATGAGAAAAATAAAATTTTCTTGATGAATCGACCAGTTCGATATTTGCAGGGAGCAATTATGCCCTATTTCGGCATGCTGCCCCTCATGTTCACAAGCTTGGTGGTTCTCTGTTATTTTTTCTATCCCGTCTGGGGCCATTATCGTTTCGACCCGATTGAACGGTATCTCGCTTCTTTTGCTTTCCTTTTTGTTTTCTCAGTCATTCTTGGCTTGGTCAGGAAATGGACAAAGAAAAAAACGCACCGGCCCCCGGTGAAGCGATCGAATAGTGGGTGGCGATGGTCATTCACTCCTCTGGTTTTGGCAACCCTGATTGGGATGACTAGTTTTCAGTTCGTGTACGTGGGTACCCCGATCCTCTCGGGAGATGATGAACCGTATCACGTCAGAAACCAGCTCATGCAGTGGCATGCCTTTCAAGGTTTTTCTTTAAGCGATATGCTCCTTCTGCTGCTTGTATGCACCGCGCTTGTTGTCGCCATGCTTGGAATATCCGGGAGTCTTGCCGGCAGATGGAAGCTTCGACCCGTAAAAACGGTGGCGGCCTTCTCGGGCTTCACGCTTTTGTTGTCCCTCTTGGTGTTTTTCTACGCCTCTCTTGTTCATAACCTTCCTCCAGAGTGGGGCCAAGAGTTGCGATGGCCACCTCTCGGGACGCTGTTGGGTGTTGCTTCTTTTACGATATTTGGCGCAAGCGAATTGTCTGCACGCCTAGCGACTATTCTTTTCTATGGTGCAACACTGGCGGTCCTTTATCAAACAATCAGGTGCGATACCGGCTGTCGTCTAACAGGACTGCTTGCGATTATTGTCTGCATGACCAGTCCTGTCTTTTTTGCTTATGGGCACCTGGCCTATAGGGAAGTCGGCGGCTGTTTCTTCATCTCCTTGGGGATGCTGGCACTGGTGAACTATTGTAAGGATGGGGACGAGTCATGGCTGCAGTACGCTTTCTTTGCCGTTGTTGGTGGATTTCTGGAGCGAAGACCGGTGGCCATCTTTCTACTGGTGTGCCTGCTGTTCATTGCACTGCGGTTGTTTCGGAATTGGAGGGATGGCGATTTTGACAGGTTCGATTTCATCCGGCAAATCGGCTTGTCTCTGTCGTTGTGTCTTCTCGCTGTTATCGGTGTGGTGCCATGGGTGATGGCGACTCGGCACATCAGGTCATATGACGTACATCTGGAAAATTTCCTTGATGCACGGCTGCTTTTTGCTTATGCATCTGAATTTCCGCGAATGTTCTCTTGGCCTGTCCTCGGCCTGTTTATCCTTGGGGTGATTGTTGTCCTGAGGAAACGACCGACTGGTGGTTTAATTGGATTGACCGTGACAGCGGTTTTATACCTTTTTTTTACCGGCGATGAAGGCCGCTGGATTCCGGTGGAGCGCTTTACGGTTCTTTTTATTCCAGCAATGGCGGTCGTTTCATGCTATTCATTCCATATCATGAGAGCTGAAGGATTGAAAAAGAAGGTGCTCGCTCTTGCGGCGGGTGTCAGTATCCTTGGTTTGATCGGCTGGATGATCGATAAGCCGATGGTCGGGCTTGCTTCGACACGGACGAGAACTGCTGGCTTATTTCCTCATTATCCATTCGATGACATACTCACCTATATGAAACACGAAAAGACCGTTCCTCAAGGTCCCGTCCTTCATCCCAAATACTGGCAACCGGCCTCGTTGGCATATTACCCGATGTATAATATGGATGGTTTTCGAGATGAGATGCCCGGATGGAAGTCACGGAACAAGGCTGGCACAACGCTTTCCTCTTTTCAGCAGCTGTTTCATGAAAAACAATGTGTTGCTGCCATGTTGAGGCTTACGCGGGGGATCGATGGTGTTGTTGCGGTTTCTGCTCTGGATGATCTGACGTACCTGCAAGTGGCGACAAACACGATCCCTGAGTTCAACGTTGATAGAATTATCTTTAATGGCATCCACGGCTTGGCGTTACTGACGCCACTGAAAGAGAATGAAACAGGTGGTGCAAAACAAGGGTCGGGATCGAAATACAAGTGAATATAATCATGATTACAGAGCGTTACCTGCCAATTTGGGGGGGCGCGGAAAATCAGTTGCATCAACTCACCTCCAGGCTGAGCAAAGCAGGATGTGAAGTCACCATCCTCACCAGAAGGTTTACCCCAGAGCTTCGCAAAGAAGAGCTCATTGAAGGACGTTTCGTCAAGCGAGTCGGTTTTCCGGGGAAGGGTTTGATTGCAGAGTTCTTTTTCGTTGCGGGAATCATGGCATTCTGTTTTAGAAATGCGCGTTCGTTCGATATTCTTCACTCCCATGGAGCTTTGAAAATGGGGGCGGTCGTATCGTTCCTCGCTCTTGTTTTAGGCAAAAAAAGTGTTGTGAAAATAGCAACGGCTGGTCATGTTGCACGTCTCTTCGGAGCGTGGTACCGTCCGCTGGCCCTCTTTCTCATTCGCCGGATTGACGTAATCATTGCCATAAGCAAAGAAATAGAACAAGAAATGCGGGTGATTGCGGTCGATCCTTCCCGAATAGTCAGCATTCCCAATGGGGTCGATTGTTCCCGTTTCGCTGAAATGGAGGCGCAGCATAGGCTCCATACACGGTACGACATGGGTTTCACTCCTTCAGACGTACTTTTGTTGTTCGTTGGCCGTCTGGTTCAGCGCAAAGGACTGGACCTTGTTCTGCAATGCTGGCCACGACTTTCGCTAAGAGAGAATTTGCATCTACTGATTGTCGGCAGTGGAGAAAACCAGGATGATTCGATCGAACAACAAGCGAGGGATCTCATCAATCGAAATTCATTAAGGAATATTCATTTTCTGGGGGAGGTTACTAATCCTGAGGACTATATGCCTGTCACGGACATTTTTCTTTTCCCATCCCGCCTTGAAGGATTTCCAAATGTTCTTCTCGAGGCAATGGCTTCCGGTTTACCCACTGTCGCGTCGGCGATCGGTGGAACGGTAGACCTGATAATCGATGGGCAGAACGGACTACTGTTTGACCGTGACGACAGTGAGCAAATGCTGGGAAAGATAGAAATGCTTATTGAGGATGCA encodes the following:
- a CDS encoding ArnT family glycosyltransferase; the encoded protein is MASSQDVGGGHEKNKIFLMNRPVRYLQGAIMPYFGMLPLMFTSLVVLCYFFYPVWGHYRFDPIERYLASFAFLFVFSVILGLVRKWTKKKTHRPPVKRSNSGWRWSFTPLVLATLIGMTSFQFVYVGTPILSGDDEPYHVRNQLMQWHAFQGFSLSDMLLLLLVCTALVVAMLGISGSLAGRWKLRPVKTVAAFSGFTLLLSLLVFFYASLVHNLPPEWGQELRWPPLGTLLGVASFTIFGASELSARLATILFYGATLAVLYQTIRCDTGCRLTGLLAIIVCMTSPVFFAYGHLAYREVGGCFFISLGMLALVNYCKDGDESWLQYAFFAVVGGFLERRPVAIFLLVCLLFIALRLFRNWRDGDFDRFDFIRQIGLSLSLCLLAVIGVVPWVMATRHIRSYDVHLENFLDARLLFAYASEFPRMFSWPVLGLFILGVIVVLRKRPTGGLIGLTVTAVLYLFFTGDEGRWIPVERFTVLFIPAMAVVSCYSFHIMRAEGLKKKVLALAAGVSILGLIGWMIDKPMVGLASTRTRTAGLFPHYPFDDILTYMKHEKTVPQGPVLHPKYWQPASLAYYPMYNMDGFRDEMPGWKSRNKAGTTLSSFQQLFHEKQCVAAMLRLTRGIDGVVAVSALDDLTYLQVATNTIPEFNVDRIIFNGIHGLALLTPLKENETGGAKQGSGSKYK
- a CDS encoding bifunctional class I SAM-dependent methyltransferase/glycosyltransferase family 2 protein; protein product: MTDYWPVKERLLQQFGKSRINHWNGRARERERYGLSRAYHALLRQRYRNIVPENLRILEIGCYKGDLLAALKPAYGVGVDFSAEAIDSARKRYPRLTFHVCDAHHLDIDPEYFDYVIISDLLNDVYDVQNVFESVRRYCDKSTRVVINSQSHLWSPLLRLCRTIGCAPKQLLQNWITVHDVKNLLTIVGFDVVSETPELLLPLPIPLAGSIANNCLAKIWPFSHLCLTHFLVARRSPDLDARRRDPSVSVIIAARNEAGHIEELLNRIPPMGGGTELIFVEGGSTDNTYDEIETRLRLFSRMKARLFRQEGRGKGDAVRLGFSMAENDVVMILDADMTVMPEELPRFYDLLVSGKTDFVNGVRLVYPMEDHAMRFFNLLGNKFFSSVFSWLLGQPVRDTLCGTKVLYRSAYLRIAEHRGYFGEFDPFGDFDLIFGAVKQNLKIMDMPVRYQARSYGETNIRRWSSGWLLLRMLVVAMRKIKFS
- a CDS encoding glycosyltransferase; the encoded protein is MQFLKMPRHDVLFIGYLGHLDVIVIWVFAKLKGTPVVWDAFLSLYDTIVWDRRLVHRYHPLAMVLYLWERLACRAADIVLLDTREHALHFVDQFSLDESRVGVGFVGAEPELFPKANPTERKIQNHGDLTVLFYGQFIPLHGIDIIVEAAALLRSEPVSWMFIGQGQEEEKIRNLIARHRLEKIEWVPWVAYDELHRWIQRVDVCLGIFGTSGKAGRVIPNKVFQILSCGKPLITRDSKAMRELIPKHIQGIHLIEPGSSESLAAVIKSMVQSGDVKVDAKSLDEVQQMITPEAVGRQVMEYLHRVSGVD
- a CDS encoding DUF6020 family protein → MILINLGLRQETTLILDIETDTEETLQLFWKNKHQDFDQNRSIRVRLYPDKKNYQFSLPGFASYDTLRIDPIDRKSSVIIRSLEFQISGRTGVELQAEEAFREFLELRSGAALAPPPAGSGALVTALGNDPQLILDTKTWSLVMTGYGRRLLAAVTLAVTAVYLLAWARRRFISHDETWSDKKQRLCLAGCGLASGYLVLVLPVALPEHQKVSSWLGVSIAGAICLFILVAYLATRKRSSLSYTAHVGRFAWLQYALPSLLIFSLYLLAFWPASMSPDSLDQWKQVLKFNFKDWHPVFHTLNLWVFAKLWPSPVTAALFQILLLACSFGWAMARLQRMGASRLILWCTCLLFALLPLNGLMSVTIWKDIPYSVSMMILSIFLLEMAISSGKWLESKKNMVLLTIVVVLVSLYRHNGIFPAFGTLPVCLLIFPTRWQRLLVVLVAALSLHIFVRGPVYTWLDVERNNPLSHISAKIEKKLENFFKRKLLADAEDQEMASARGTSQRTQHPDVLEMIGHSIAVRLDSSSLLWRVLPLEGYYKRIDYVNLWEVSKEEERKIRYISGNNLDLRESPKLPVLTTLLFDLFERTKDHLFLFSMWRPAFYLYLLMFAAIVAGLRMKKAVPLILVPLLFNSVPVLFFVSKSSIFRYHYSITLTALALTLTLLFSPLSNRAMMRRSDEIDYTDSML
- a CDS encoding glycosyltransferase family 2 protein, with translation MKLIIQIPCYNEEDTLPILLRELPRHVDGFDTVEWLVIDDGCTDNTVQVARKHGVDHFVHFRKNRGLAKGFLAGIDKCLSLGADIIVNTDADNQYKSEDIPKLVRPILEGQADIVVGSRPIDEIEHFSFFKKILQKLGSKIVRIVSNTRVKDTTSGFRAMSRDAAMQMNVFNEYTYTLETVIQAGQKNLAIISVPIGTNEFLRPSRLMSSIPSYLRKSVATIVRIFVVYKSFRFFMSIGVVVFMVGVLLGLRFLLYFIFGDGGGHIQSLILASVLLGAGFQVILVAFISDLLSVNRRLLEDIQFRLKRMEQKRSKNDSGRFPKPLNDES
- a CDS encoding glycosyltransferase family 4 protein, whose product is MITERYLPIWGGAENQLHQLTSRLSKAGCEVTILTRRFTPELRKEELIEGRFVKRVGFPGKGLIAEFFFVAGIMAFCFRNARSFDILHSHGALKMGAVVSFLALVLGKKSVVKIATAGHVARLFGAWYRPLALFLIRRIDVIIAISKEIEQEMRVIAVDPSRIVSIPNGVDCSRFAEMEAQHRLHTRYDMGFTPSDVLLLFVGRLVQRKGLDLVLQCWPRLSLRENLHLLIVGSGENQDDSIEQQARDLINRNSLRNIHFLGEVTNPEDYMPVTDIFLFPSRLEGFPNVLLEAMASGLPTVASAIGGTVDLIIDGQNGLLFDRDDSEQMLGKIEMLIEDADLRKRLGKNGRTSVRQNYAFETIAQQYLELYKRLQGQSVASQT